Proteins from one Hemicordylus capensis ecotype Gifberg chromosome 7, rHemCap1.1.pri, whole genome shotgun sequence genomic window:
- the CCDC9 gene encoding coiled-coil domain-containing protein 9: MSASLDLKSKEEKDAELDKRIEALRRKNQALIKRYQEIEEDRKKAEQEGIAVTGGRRSRPADGDVPEKRRGELDPPTLTVQVLLSPKEMRVVSSERKAPAAASATPKASRSSPSARGPAPGGRPPAAGNPPEQPSWEGAGADGLGASKRGRGGRGWRSRGRGGPMGDAGPDRRSQEWEERRRQNIEKMNEEMEKIAEYERSQRDGLQEKNPVRNFLDDPRRSGSFAEVDRREGSRRHIRNWGGADFEKVKTDVEQGKERSPPGHGGARRRGAALDMTLSMTGRERAEYLRWKQERERIDQERLARHRQPTGEWRREWDAEKMDTRFKEGAQPGHSAGSKPEEGKRPPKLPTFGEFLPEQQPDRRRKGRGRGRVRGAFSKPYSMHDNRWEKEEPDPEPAVVPVEEKAEDAKVQQGTPPASPQAVPEEDEDQWEDVSEGEEEAAAGSGSQGCSQEEEEEEAMPPPRKSSPPSPPKEASQPPPGRDGLPPRALPPPPAESPVTEGKPLTPFSPVEGYRPVSDWGEEMELSSPRADTTSSPLGPRGEELPASAGPATDPALSSAPSAVQVAEDSQQDLPGQA, encoded by the exons atg tcgGCCTCCTTGGACCTGAAATCGAAGGAGGAAAAGGATGCCGAGCTGGACAAGCGGATCGAGGCCCTGCGGCGCAAGAATCAGGCCCTCATCAAGCGCTATCAG GAGATCGAGGAGGACCGCAAGAAGGCCGAGCAGGAGGGCATTGCGGTGACCGGTGGGCGGAGGTCCCGGCCAGCAGACGGGGATGTGCCCGAGAAAAGGCGGGGGGAGCtggacccccccaccctcaccgtGCAGGTCTTGCTCTCTCCCAAG GAAATGCGCGTGGTCAGCAGTGAGCGGAAggcccctgctgccgcctccgccACCCCCAAGGCCTCCCGCAGCAGCCCCAGTGCTCGTGGCCCCGCTCCAGGCGGCCGCCCCCCCGCTGCAGGGAACCCCCCTGAGCAGCCGAGCTGGGAGGGGGCTGGAGCAGACGGGCTGGGGGCCAGCAAGCGAGGCCGAGGGGGGCGAGGCTGGAGGTCCCGGGGCCGAGGGGGCCCCATGGGAGACGCAGGGCCCGACCGGAGGTCTCAG GAGTGGGAGGAGCGCCGTAGGCAGAATATCGAGAAGATGAACGAGGAGATGGAGAAGATCGCGGAGTACGAGCGCAGCCAGCGG gatGGGCTGCAGGAAAAGAACCCCGTGCGCAACTTCTTGGATGACCCTCGGCGGAGCGGCTCCTTCGCGGAGGTGGACCGGCGCGAGGGCAGCCGGCGGCACATCCGCAACTGGGGAGGCGCGGACTTCGAGAAAGTCAAGACGGACGTGGAGCAGGGCAAGGAGAGGTCTCCTCCG GGTCACGGCGGTGCCCGGCGCAGAGGGGCCGCCCTGGACATGACGCTCTCCATGACCGGCCGGGAACGGGCCGAGTACCTTCGCTGGAAGCAAGAGCGGGAGCGCATCGACCAGGAGCGGCTGGCCCGGCACCGGCAGCCGACGGGGGAGTGGCGCCGGGAGTGGGACGCGGAGAAGATGGACACCAG GTTTAaggagggagcccagcctggacACTCGGCAGGCAGCAAGCCAG AGGAGGGCAAGCGCCCCCCTAAGCTGCCCACCTTTGGGGAATTCCTGCCTGAGCAGCAGCCAGATCGGCGCCGGAAGGGCAGAGGCCGTGGGCGTGTGCGAGGGGCTTTCTCCAAGCCTTATAG CATGCACGACAATCGCTGGGAGAAAGAAGAGCCGGATCCAGAGCCAGCCGTGGTGCCTGTGGAGGAAAAGGCGGAGGATGCCAAAGTACAGCAG GGGACTCCTCCAGCTTCTCCCCAAGCAGTGCCCGAGGAGGATGAGGATCAGTGGGAAGATGTCagtgagggggaggaggaggcggctgcagGCAGCGGCAGCCAGGGCtgctcccaggaggaggaggaggaggaggctatgCCCCCGCCCCGGAAgagcagccccccctccccgccgaaGGAAGCCTCCCAGCCACCACCGGGGCGAGATGGGCTGCCTCCGCgggccctgccccccccaccggccGAGAGCCCCGTCACGGAGGGGAAGCCCCTGACCCCCTTCTCGCCAGTGGAGGGATACCGTCCGGTTTCTGACTGGGGGGAGGAGATGGAGTTGAGCTCCCCCCGGGccgacaccaccagcagccccttGGGCCCGCGTGGAGAGGAGTTGCCTGCAAGTGCTG GTCCCGCCACGGATCCAGCCCTGAGCTCTGCCCCCAGCGCAGTGCAGGTCGCGGAGGACTCCCAGCAG